Below is a genomic region from Rosa chinensis cultivar Old Blush chromosome 5, RchiOBHm-V2, whole genome shotgun sequence.
CGGTAAATGTAGTGTTATATAGTGTTATTTACGGTGTGCTTTAGAAGCACGCTGTAAATGGAATTTTGTCTTGGGTTATTTATGGCTTGCGTTGATAGCACGCTGTAAATGTAGTATTATGAAGAGGCATTTACGGCATTCTTTGATTGCGTGCCGTAAATGAGGATAAAGTATTTACTGCATGCAATATTTGTGTGCTGTAAATGGGGGTGAGCATTCCTCAGACTGTTGCCTGCTCAATTTTTTTACCAAAAGTTAAACTTCCCACatgtttttttgaaaggaaataaaaataaaacctcTTTCTTCTCCCCAACACCCACAGCTCGCCATCTATCTCCCTCTTCATCCTTACCCACATGGCCAAAAACACTTGTTGATATTGAAACAAAGCCTATCCTCCAGCATCTGTAGTGGGTAAATTTCTCCGTCATCTCTCCCTCATCTGCATACCACAATTTGGTACCGCAATTCACTTTTTAGGGTTTCTTTGAGATTCGAGATGAACATGCATCCTTTGCTATTCCAATTCTCTTTTTGGGCTTTTGATATTCATAATTTTATGCTGGTTTTTTAGCAGCTCAGGTCTAAGTTTTCAAATGCTCTCAAACATCCCCACACCTcctctctctatttctctctcgGTGACGACGGCAAGGTGAGATTTGTGAACTATGTCAATTGCTGATTTGAACTACATTCTTTATTGTCTGTACTaaacttatatctctgaaaATTCGAAGAGATAAAAAACTGACCTGCGAGGAGAGAGAAACGGTGAGCTATGGTGAGCAAAATAGAGGAAGCGCAATTAAACAAGCTCGAGAGCCAGATCgataatggaggaggaggaggagtgtgGGAGTACCTGTGCTTGGTCCAAAATCTCAAGATCAAGTCTTGGATGGAAGGTGAGTTTTGAGCTCCGGATTAGAAatttgagtttggattggaattgCTTGATTAGGTGAACCATTGCAATTTGAATTTATGTTAGTTCAATTTAGGCCATTTGATTATGGATCATGGTAGCTTAGGGAATGGAGCGGAATTACTTGATGATGAATCGGGCCAGGTTGTGTGCAATTTTGTGTGTTTGAATTTGTGTAAATTCTATTGAGTTGTGTTAGATTGCTGTTGATTGTCATATTGATATGTTGTTTGAAAAATGTAGTGTTTCGACATCCAAGTATCCGAGTATAGTAAAAATTGTTTGAGTTGAAAGACCTTAACTTAGTGATGCAAGTAATATTTTCAGCCAGTAAGAGGTTTGTTTGGTGTTTTAACTAGTAAATGAAAGAAGTTTCACACGACCAAATTGGTAATGAAGGGGGGAAGTAGAAAAATTCATTTGAGTCCTAGCTATATTCAATCATGATAAGCTTATATCCTGTCATTATTATGTCTCCAATTTAAAGTTTCTTTTTGTATTTCTCGATGCAGAACGGACTCTATAGGAGCAAGTTGCACTTGTAGCCATGGACTGCCAGTGTCTTGATGTTGCAAAGGTATAATACTTACTTCTTTAGCTTATACTTCTAAAGTACTTTGAACTAGCAACTTTAGGCTATGATGATTTCAAATAGTTTACTTTGTATACTATGGTGAATTGAGACTACTATTGTGTAATCTACTGTGTGTGAAGACTAATCTGATGAGATCCTAAAATTGGTGCTCATGGAGACTCCTCCACAAGGGGTCATTTCCAAACAAGAAGTTATTGAATACTATATTAAAACCGTTCAAAGAGTTTTGGGCAAGTGGGTAAGCTTTAATTTTGTTTGCCATTGTGGAATTGCTTAGGCTCTCAAGATGAACTATGCTTCAATGTTGGTTTCTATAGTGACAAGGATGCTCAGATGTGTATATACAATGCTTCTTGGGATACTCATTTTGGCTTTTGCTGTGATGTTAATGATGAAACTTCCCAGAAGCTTGCATGTAAAATTCTATCATTTTTACCCATGTTCAGTTCAATTGCTTGTTGCTAGACACTAAATCTGTAGGTGTGCTATTTTGTGGTTGTCACAAAATGAGTGCTTCAGAGATTTTCTGTTTGAACAGACGATGAAGTTTCTATGAGGTTTGGTTGTTCATTAATGTCAATTTTGAATTGTTTAATTCTTTGCATGTCTTTGTTTTAAGTTTACTGGGGTTTTTATCGGTTAGGCCTGACCCAGATTTTGTTTATGTGAAAAAGGATTACAGTTTTTCAAACGTTCAAAATCCAACTCTATTATATGCACTTGGGAATACCAAACACTAGCTTGTTTGAATGGATAAACCGGGGATTGGTGTTGTTACAAAGGCGCAAATGGTTTATTATTATGCTCAAATACTAACAAAGGTCTTGGGAAAGTAAGTATATTATTATGAGTTTACTTTTTGATTCCTTCTATTATTTACTTTTGCTTATTGGTGTAATATATTTGTCTGTAGTGAGAAAGATGCACAAATGTGTATATATCATGTTTCCTGGAAATCTTTctgttgtgaaattgatgaaGAATCTACAAGCAATCTGGCAAGTTAGTATATGAACGAAATGAAATTTAGTATGCCCacatttggtttcttttttttacATGTTGTGGACTAAATGCTCCATATACTGCAGGTGTTCCTGGTGTTTTATCTTTTTAGCCAGACAAGAGTTATGACTCAGATAATAAAAACTATGGAGGTTTTACTCTTTCTTAGCTTGGATTTTACGGTTCATTCGTTAAAATGGTCTGGTTATGTTTGTAATTTTAGATGATTTTGTATCTTAATTGTCATTGCTAGATCAAAACTTTGCTTCTCAATTTAAATGTCTTTTGAACCCATTTGCACCTATATTTACCAACTTGATGTCATGGAATGTCTTGCTTTTGGGATATAAGTAATACTATAGTAGCACTCTGTGTCTTGGTTTTGCATATTTCTGTCAGTGTCAGAGAGCAATTACACCATACCCTCCCAAGTAATTATGTGCATAGATACAATAAAATTCTTGTGGAAATAATTTTTAATGTATCATTGAACACTAGAGCAAGGAAGTAGAAGATAAGTGCATAATGGTGACAGGTGACTTTTTTCTCTGTCTGCAAAGTGAAGGGGAGTTGGCAAGATTGTGACTTTTTCTTCAAACATACAAATTTACTGAAGTTTGATGGTGGTAGAAAAGGGCGTAAACGAGTAAGGAGAAAGCAGAAGGAAATGAGCCAAAGAAATATTCAGCTGAGAGCATTTTAGGATCTTCAAAAGTTGCACGGTAAAAATTATCCATCTATACATAGTATAAATGCTAAACTCTATAGATATATAAGTTCTCCATTATACGCAACATGAAATTTTGAGTTCATTTTCAGTTCATCAATAAGGGTGGTGATTTTAAGTATGTTGACAAGTTAGATGCAAGCTCAATACTAGCTATCAGTTGAGTGACAAGAATAAAAGCTCAGGAGAGAAGAGAAGGACATGGTAATTGAAGCAGAAGCATATTGAAAGGAAACCAGAGGGAGTTATATATAGTATAACACTGAATTAGCTTAAATTCCTTATTTGTAGTTAGGTAActtcaaatatttgttttaatgaGTTCTACTAATACATTTCCATTTGTTACTTTGTAAATGAAATTAACTATAGTGAGGGTAATATGATTATGACATTTGAGCAAAaagaaatttgttttttttgttttttttttgtttgaacagACCTTATTTACGGCGCGTAGTGTGTGCCTTAAATAGAAGTTTAGTCACTCTTTTATGGCACATACAGTGTGCGCCTTTAATAGGGAGGTCTTTTACGGCATGTAATGTAGGCTGTAAATGACCTAAATGACATTTGTGGAACCACTTTTACGGCATGCTAAATTATTCTTTTATGACGCTTTTTTGCACGCCTTAAAAGACATGGAGTCTTTTACGGCGCGAGGTTTTACAGAGTGTTTTTGTGCCCTCTAAATAggcttttacggcgcacatgaTGGGCCGTAAAAGaccgtttttggtgtagtgatcaTTGGACGATCACTTTGCAAATGTGCTCTTAGAGGTCATAGTGGAAAACCCTGGGATGTGGAattagagaggagagagaatggcCTGTTATTAAATAATGGTTGGCAGAGTTTTGTGAAGGATCAACTTTTAGATAGGgttgggcacgggccgggttcAATTTATCATTTGCTGGGCCCGGGACCGGCCCATTTTTTATGGTTCAAGGCCAAAGCCCGTTTTACATCCAATAGGGACCGGCCCATTTCATTTTGGGCCGGGTTTcagggctttcgggcccaaaatacatgtgtttttttctttttctttttctttccagaTCTCAGCCCTCTTCTAGCCTTCCTCTTGCTCTTTGGTGGTCTGGGAGGACGAGCACATGTCGGAGTCGGCCTTCCCATCAGCAGCCATGGTACGATCTTAACAGGgagaagaaaaattatattAGAAACACCCAAATGAATTGAAAATTTAATTCAATCTACATCAATTTCGTGAAGACGAAGATGTGAACTGAAAACGAAGTCGAACACATCTGAGATGAAGTATGGAGATGAAGACGATGCAATTCAATTTACATCGTCACTTACCCATCTGAGATGAAGACAAAATTAGACGAATACGATGTGAACTCTCTCCGGtgaagacgaagacgaagaGTCGAAGACGATGTGAACTCAAATGAAGATGAACGCGTGTTAAAGGACTTGCGAGTAAGAAGACTGAGAAGATTCAAGATCCCACTGGGAGATCATGGCTCGTTAAACTTCCTCTAGAAAGGTATGAATCCAAAGGGTACAGATCTAGTTATGATCGCTGTCACATGGGAAGAGGTTGGAAAGATTGTCGCAAAGCCAACTAGATATATCGCATGGGGACAACCTCATTTTTTGAGTTTGTCAAGAACAGCATAGTGCAACTTCATATCTTCAAGAATTGGCATTCCGTAATCCGTGGTACTTGATGCTCCCAACTTCAAAGCATAAAGCTTACTAGGGACCCCCTCATTTTTAAGTTTCAGATTGCATTGCTTTGTGAAATGTCTTGACGTACTGGAAATATTCGATGCGCATCTTGTACTTGTATAATGTTACTTTCAGTCTCTAGAGCCATGTCTTGTACATATAGTTGGTTACTTCCATCTAAACCTTTGACCTTCGCTCTTCATAATAACATTATTCTTTGCTTGATTAtttcatattttattttacaattTGATGAATGCTCTACATTTGAGGGACTTTTAAGGAAATCCCAACATTTTACGATTTATGAGGTATAGATCTATGCCACACTTATCTAGCTAggctccaaaattggtattttttttctttaggattTTGAGAGAAATCATACGTCCATTTCTTGAGCTGTGTAATCAACAACAGTGTGCTTGCTTGACAGGAGAGACCACAGACTAAACCAATCCACAAGCCCTGCACCCAAATTAAACCAAAAAAGCAACCaaaaatattttgaattgaACTGTGAACTAAAAAGCCAACTTTTAAAGCATAGTAACTCAACATTTTACAATTTATGAGGCATAGATCTATGCCACACTTATGTAGCTAGGCTCCAAAATTGGTTCTCTTTCTTTGGGATTTTGAGAGAAATCAGATGTCCATTTCTTGAGCTGTGTAATCAACAACAGTGTGCTTGCTTGACAGAAGAGACCACAGATTAAACCAATCCATAAGCCCTGCACCCCAAttaaaccacaaaaaaaaaaaaaatgaattgaacTCTGAAACAAAAGAAGAATGAACTTGCTATATAAATTTGATTACCTTGGCATAAAGTTTGAACTCAAATCCAAGAAGACCAGCAATTGTCATGCCAATAAAGTAGAATGTTCCCAAGTTCACATACACAGCCAAGTGCTGCCACCCACATCCTCTTGCCACACCTGAATATAACCATAACCACTAAATCTACACCAAGAAATAACCagaaaactaaagaaaacaaagctcaAATAGAAAATCTCGACTGTTAATCTTCACCTGAAAAGACACCTTGCAAGGAATCAAGAATTATTGAAACTGCAAGAAGTGGTGTCATAGAAGCAAAATCCTCTATCAGTACTGAATAATTTGAACTGCTGTCAATGAAGAAGCGTGCCCAGATATTGTGACCAAATGTCAAAGCCAGAACAATTGTGAAAGAAAGAATCAGTGAGAGCTTAAGAGTCACAAGCATTGCATTCTTTGCTCGACCTGGGTTGCCTGCCCCCAATTCATTTGACACCCTTGTACTGCTACCACAATATGTGAACTCTGTTATAAACAATGTATATATCGTAAAACTGGAAGGAATTGAAAAACTTGGGAGTTTTACTCCACTTACCTAGCAGTAACACTGAGGCCATATGTAACCATGTAACCAATTTCTTGTGTGTTCACACTGACGAATAATCAAAAAGTGGCTATTTGAGTTAGACAGAACTAACAGGCTGAAGCAATAAAAACCTACAGAAAAATGTAATTGAAGCTGACCACATTGCAAGTAGTGAAGTTGTTCTCGTCGAGTTTGGCATCAATCCTCCCATAAACACAAGAATCTCGAAAGCCCACTCCTCCAAACTAAAGTGATAAAAGAACAGAAAATGTAATCTTATTTAAACGTCAAGCACTAGTAACAGATGCAATGTTCACAAACAGATACAGTTTCAAATGTTATGTTGCTATACTATCAATAGGCTTTATTGATGATCATGTAGAATCTTGTTTGCATTTGCAATTTTGAATCCCAATACTTGTCAGATATGATATAGTGCAATCGAGTTTATTACTAGATCAAGATAAAGTAATGAAACATATAAGGAGGTGCACTTACCATTCCATTGTTGCAGACGGAAGGGCAAGTTTCAAACCAGTCATGATATATTGGAATGGTTCTAATGAAAATCCTTCCCATGTATGCTCAAAATTCTTTGCAAAACTAACATGGAAGGCCAACATAAGAACCGATATCCACAGAGTAACTGAAGCTGCTAGTGGAGCTCCCTTGAAACCAAGAGATGTCCAATGTACTAAACCATAAGTGATGGCAATATGAATTACAATGGAGATCATGGAGAAGACCATTGGCATGACATAGATGGATTGTGTCTGAAGGAATCTCAAGATGTTTTGCAGGAGGCCATATGCAAATAATCCGGGAATTAGAAATTTCAAGAAAAGAGCTGCAGATTTTGCAATTTGAGGATCTTGATGGAGGAAAATAAGTATTGGTTCTGTATACAACCAAATTACAGATATGATGGAGCAGAATAGGAAAGATATGATACAAGAAGCTTGTAGATAAATCCCCAACATTCTATATGACTTTGCACCAAACCCTTGCCCACAAAGTGTCTCAAGAGCTCCACTTAATCCAACCTACACCAAGAAGTGatacacaaataaaaataggTATATCCCTTGCTAAACGTTGTGTCATGTTAAGTGGTCAAACTGTCTAGCAAGAGAACATTTCGACTGAGAATTTACCACAAATGCAAAACCTGTAACATTGGCCCATGAATTGGCCAAGGTTGCACCAGCTAAGGGAAGCTCACCAAGGTGGCCAGCAAACATGACAGACACCAATGTGATCAAGGAGAAGAATAAATTGGTGAGAATTGCTGGCAACGAAAACAAGACCTGTTCCTTAGCCTCCTCAACGTCTAATAGTATCTTACAACATGTTCCTGTTGATGTTTCTTCTCCATGGCCTTCTTCGTTGACACCTGCCTATAGTATAGGTGCATTAGTAATGTCTTCAAATTGAAACTACTGTGAAAGTTTTGCATACGAATTCCCAGAATACAGAAATTCgtcattttccaatttccaaTTTTTATTTGAACATATTGGTGCAGCAATTCAAAAACAACAATGCCGACCATGTATTTTTACGCAACTAGGGTTTCGATGTGTATGTCTATAGGATGCATGCAATTACGTGCAACGGTTGTAGTTGGGTCACAAAAACCAACTCAAattcttgaaaagaaaaaagcaaacaaACAGAGTTAGAAGATGGCTCAGATTTTATGGGGAAGTCTCACTAGTTTAGTATAACGAACTCCATGCAGAAACTGGAAAACTTCCCCTATCATCGATGAAATCAGAAGAGGCGCCATGTTGTTCGATCAAGTCTCCTGGGAATGGATTCTCCGTGAAGCGAATTGAGATGCTCACGAAGCGGCCACGCTTGCCAATCGGATGGCTGGTCTTAACAGACGGGACAATAGGCCATCACCGTCCGTGACTCTGGTGCTCCGGAACGATGGCCTTCCCTGTCCTATTGAGCTGGGGAACCAGCTgtttttatttctgtttttggttgttATTATAGACGGTGTCACGGTGATAAAACAAAACCTTTCTATTTGCTTCGTTGTATCTGGGCCTTTGCAGTGTTGGGCTCTGTTTGGGCTTTGCCCTTTAATGAAATGCTTCtttcatcaaaaaaagaaaactcaatgCATCAACGTACTAGTAGAGCTATATACGACTAATATGTATACGTGCTACTATTGCCactctaccattttctttgtttaccctacaaatatttgaattattgaaagactatattgcccaaatgcaaaatgactaataagtacactaattttctaaaatttaaatctttaatgaaaactaaatacataactaattaaatacaaaactacttaatttctcttttgataacattaatcttcatcctctccatccaaatttcaatttctttttgttttgcccAAAAATGGTGCTTCTCTCATTGTCTCGTTAAAAactttgccaagtaacaaaaacccaatggaacaaaaataacctcggtcgaaggggaaaaagagcacaacacacccttcacgtttcgagatttacatgtagacatctcccccttatgactacggtcatgggagttcggataacttccgcaaacgacgctaccaacatgttcctcgaaagtggaatttaggcaatgacttagtgatcaagtctgccacactgtcctcagattgaacctaggtcactttgatcttgaggagagtttgttgttgctaattatccttagtgatgtcgcttttgatgtagccttgcttcatttgttcaaaataagcagcattatcctaaatgctcgtagactcatctgtggtagacttcaaaccacaattgttcgaacatgtgtaattatggatccaatctataaacattcacgaactacttcgtgaagagtaataatctgattaatctctgcattgtttgaagatatagcgactagggtctgttttgtagacttccaagatatcacggtctttacccatggtgaacacttaaccagtttgggaatgacctttgtatgggtcagagagatacccaacatcagcaaaaccttccaaaacacatgttgttttgggatggggatagaggaagtaggccagtgttggcggcgttcttggtgtgtgatgggtccgaatccattagaacaagcccatatcaatcgtacatcaagtaccgaaaaatatcttttacaccaatccaatggcgtcgcgtggtgaacacttaaccaatttgggaatgacctttgtgtgggtcaaagagatacccaacatcagcaaaaccttccaaaacacatgttgttttgggatggggatagaggaagtaggccagtgttggcggcgttcctggtgtgtgatgggtccgaatccatcgtctctctttagggatagaacaagcccatatcaatcgtacatcaagtaccgaaagatatcttttacacaaatccaatggcgttgcgttggcacaaacctataccttagctaacaagttcactgcaaatgagatgtcccgTCTTGTGCAtcgagctaagtacaataatgcgcctattgtacttaagtaagatacttctgcctttagcacatcttcgtcatcatcctttggacgaagaggatcctttttaggatcaagactacggacgatcatgagggtgtttgaaggcttgaccttgtcaaaattcctaagcatctatcaacacgatgctcaagttccaaatcgagacataatcgtgttctcccaaaatccttcatctcaaactcggatttcaaatgttcaacggtttcccttaactctggcttccaatgaagat
It encodes:
- the LOC112203544 gene encoding protein DETOXIFICATION 18 isoform X1, whose product is MAPLLISSMIGEVFQFLHGVRYTKLAGVNEEGHGEETSTGTCCKILLDVEEAKEQVLFSLPAILTNLFFSLITLVSVMFAGHLGELPLAGATLANSWANVTGFAFVVGLSGALETLCGQGFGAKSYRMLGIYLQASCIISFLFCSIISVIWLYTEPILIFLHQDPQIAKSAALFLKFLIPGLFAYGLLQNILRFLQTQSIYVMPMVFSMISIVIHIAITYGLVHWTSLGFKGAPLAASVTLWISVLMLAFHVSFAKNFEHTWEGFSLEPFQYIMTGLKLALPSATMECLEEWAFEILVFMGGLMPNSTRTTSLLAMCVNTQEIGYMVTYGLSVTASTRVSNELGAGNPGRAKNAMLVTLKLSLILSFTIVLALTFGHNIWARFFIDSSSNYSVLIEDFASMTPLLAVSIILDSLQGVFSGVARGCGWQHLAVYVNLGTFYFIGMTIAGLLGFEFKLYAKGLWIGLICGLFCQASTLLLITQLKKWTSDFSQNPKEREPILEPSYISVA
- the LOC112203544 gene encoding protein DETOXIFICATION 18 isoform X2 encodes the protein MFAGHLGELPLAGATLANSWANVTGFAFVVGLSGALETLCGQGFGAKSYRMLGIYLQASCIISFLFCSIISVIWLYTEPILIFLHQDPQIAKSAALFLKFLIPGLFAYGLLQNILRFLQTQSIYVMPMVFSMISIVIHIAITYGLVHWTSLGFKGAPLAASVTLWISVLMLAFHVSFAKNFEHTWEGFSLEPFQYIMTGLKLALPSATMECLEEWAFEILVFMGGLMPNSTRTTSLLAMCVNTQEIGYMVTYGLSVTASTRVSNELGAGNPGRAKNAMLVTLKLSLILSFTIVLALTFGHNIWARFFIDSSSNYSVLIEDFASMTPLLAVSIILDSLQGVFSGVARGCGWQHLAVYVNLGTFYFIGMTIAGLLGFEFKLYAKGLWIGLICGLFCQASTLLLITQLKKWTSDFSQNPKEREPILEPSYISVA